A genomic segment from Montipora foliosa isolate CH-2021 chromosome 9, ASM3666993v2, whole genome shotgun sequence encodes:
- the LOC137972114 gene encoding probable ATP-dependent RNA helicase DHX40 isoform X1, with the protein MADNSSSRPRRSKSLKVDKFELPISDYKNNLVKAVKENDFLIVIGETGSGKTTQLPQYLYKASHTSHGKLIGVTQPRRIAAISVASRVSEEMKCPLGATVGYQVRFDDCTSDKTVIKYMTDGCLLREFLDDPALTKYSILILDEAHERSLDTDILFGLVRKLFQSSKTESHRGNQEMPKVIIMSATLNHEKFSEFFSDCPVFEIPGRCFPVQNIFLDYVGVKDLQTPSYLKRAVETVMRIHLEEPPGDVLVFLTGQEEIEHACDRLFETAENVDYTHDVHYSEVEAMLILPLYGSMTTELQRRVFDPSIPSVRKVVVATNIAATSLTIEGIRFVVDSGFVKQLSYNPRTGLDSLNVVLISRSEAIQRAGRAGRTMAGKCFRLFSKEVYETVMMEETVPEIQRTSLTHVILHLKSMGIHDVLGFQYIDPPEERMILEALRQLYFFGALDRGGNVTPLGRQMTDFPLSPGLSRTVILSTRLGCEDLVLAVAAMLSVENVFVSPGGKKDLSSATNIHKKLAEEAGGTNDFATLLCVYKQCHSSSSPPRWCREHFIHWRALKMAYNIHQQLEAILQRQINRKSHPKQDNSRESSGPNPKDMLRRALCNGYFCNVARKSSNGNSFRTMDGHGTQVFIHPSSALFGSEDQLEWIIFHDITWTSKIYVRTVCPVRYEWVKELLPRLHEVDSYSLSGWAEGNLAPCNLHGDADHRLKSVHRSDQKQTETWKETVKVSKRNTEDSITAARERFLERKKLRNQQQVT; encoded by the exons ATGGCGGACAACTCAAGTTCTAGACCTCGCCGTTCAAAGTCTTTAAAAGTCGACAAATTTGAGCTACCGATCAGTGATTACAAAAACAACTTGGTAAAAGCAgtgaaagaaaatgattttttaatTGTCATTGGTGAGACAGGAAGCGGAAAGACGACTCAACTTCCACAGTATCTATATAAAGCAAGTCACACTTCACATGGAAAACTGATAGGAGTGACGCAACCGAGACGGATTGCCGCTATCTCAGTTGCCTCACGCGTATCCGAAGAAATGAAATGTCCCTTAGGAG CAACAGTGGGTTATCAGGTGAGGTTTGATGATTGTACCAGCGACAAGACTGTCATCAAATACATGACTGATGGCTGCCTGTTGAGAGAATTTCTTGATGATCCAGCACTTACCAAGTATAGTATCCTCATCCTGGATGAAGCTCATGAAAGAAGTTTGGACACT GACATACTGTTTGGTTTGGTAAGGAAGCTGTTTCAAAGTTCCAAAACTGAATCACACAGAGGCAATCAAGAGATGCCAAAGGTCATTATCATGTCTGCAACCTTGAATCATGAAAAATTCTCTGAATTCTTCAGTGATTGTCCAGTCTTTGAAATTCCTGGTCGCTGTTTTCCAGTCCAGAACATCTTTCTGGACTATGTTGGTGTTAAGGACTTGCAGACTCCCAGTTATCTCAAACGA GCAGTAGAGACAGTAATGAGGATTCATCTTGAGGAGCCACCAGGAGATGTTTTAGTGTTCTTGACTGGACAGGAGGAAATTGAACATGCATGTGACAGGTTGTTTGAGACTGCTGAGAATGTTGATTACACACATGACGTCCATTACAGTGAAGTAGAAGCAATGCTCATTTTACCTCTTTATGGATCCATGACAACAG AATTACAGAGAAGAGTTTTTGATCCTTCCATTCCATCTGTGCGAAAAGTAGTTGTAGCAACAAACATTGCAGCCACATCACTCACCATTGAAGGAATTAG ATTTGTCGTGGATAGTGGCTTTGTGAAGCAGTTATCTTACAATCCACGCACAGGACTAGATTCTCTCAATGTTGTGCTAATATCAAG GTCTGAAGCGATTCAAAGAGCAGGGAGGGCAGGAAGGACTATGGCTGGGAAGTGCTTTCGACTTTTCTCAAA AGAGGTGTATGAGACAGTAATGATGGAAGAAACAGTCCCAGAAATACAGAGAACAAGCTTAACGCATGTTATACTTCACTTAAAATCTATGGGAATACACGATGTTTTAGG GTTTCAGTACATTGATCCACCTGAGGAGAGAATGATTTTGGAAGCATTAAGGCAACTGTATTTCTTTGGTGCACTCGATAG AGGCGGAAATGTAACTCCTCTTGGTCGCCAGATGACAGATTTCCCCCTTTCCCCAGGCCTATCTAGGACTGTAATTCTCTCTACCAGACTTGGCTGCGAGGATCTCGTACTTGCAGTAGCTGCCATGTTGTCGGTAGAAAATGTCTTTGTCAGCCCGGgtggaaaaaaggatttgtcctcCGCGACGAACATTCACAAGAAGCTTGCTGAAGAAGCGGGCGGAACGAATGACTTTGCAACGCTTTTGTGTGTCTACAAGCAATGTCACTCTAG TTCATCACCTCCGCGCTGGTGCCGTGAACATTTTATCCACTGGAGAGCGCTCAAAATGGCCTACAACATCCATCAGCAATTAGAGGCTATTCTACAAAGACAG ATCAACAGAAAATCGCACCCAAAGCAAGACAATAGTAGAGAAAGCAGTGGACCAAACCCGAAGGACATGCTTAGAAGAGCTCTGTGTAATGGATATTTTTGTAATGTAGCAAGAAA AAGCAGCAATGGTAACAGTTTTCGGACAATGGATGGACACGGCACACAAGTTTTTATTCACCCATCTTCTGCG TTGTTCGGAAGTGAGGATCAACTTGAGTGGATAATTTTTCACGATATTACATGGACCTCCAAAATTTACGTTAGAACCGTGTGCCCG GTAAGGTATGAGTGGGTTAAAGAACTTCTTCCCAGGTTGCACGAAGTTGACAGCTATTCATTATCAGGATGGGCTGAAGGCAATCTAGCACCCTGTAATCTCCATGGAGATGCCGACCATAGACTGAAATCTGTTCACCGCAGTGACCAGAAACAAACAG AAACTTGGAAAGAAACTGTTAAAGTATCCAAGCGAAACACTGAAGACTCCATTACCGCTGCAAGAGAACGCTTCttggaaagaaagaaactaCGCAATCAACAGCAAGTCACGTGA
- the LOC137972115 gene encoding ADP-ribosylation factor 6-like: MGNRFVISARGFRPSIKLRRPYHVVMFGLDRSGKTAILYRSKWNDWKERILPTPVFNVETVFTTKDARLKIWDVSGKEHIRPLWKAYARQTDAIIFVVDSANQDSMDEAKEELHNLVNSAEINGAPILVFANKQDLHNALAPLELTEKLSLPYLNSRHLWYLQPTSAVRGDGIMEGLRILSDMIAQWKADLKNSKSNRRIRKRKLSTSRSISANNIL; this comes from the coding sequence ATGGGTAACAGGTTTGTCATTTCTGCGAGGGGATTTCGACCAAGTATAAAGCTTCGAAGACCATATCACGTAGTCATGTTTGGGCTTGACAGAAGTGGGAAAACGGCAATTTTATACCGAAGCAAGTGGAATGACTGGAAGGAAAGAATCCTTCCAACTCCAGTATTTAACGTCGAGACGGTTTTCACGACGAAAGACGCGAGATTGAAAATTTGGGATGTTAGTGGAAAAGAGCACATTCGCCCGCTATGGAAGGCTTACGCTCGTCAAACCGATGCCATCATTTTCGTTGTCGACAGTGCAAACCAAGATAGCATGGACGAAGCGAAGGAGGAGTTGCACAATCTTGTCAATTCTGCTGAAATCAACGGTGCGCCGATATTGGTGTTTGCAAACAAGCAAGATTTACACAATGCTTTAGCACCGTTAGAACTTACAGAGAAATTATCTCTTCCTTATCTTAATTCGAGACATTTGTGGTATCTGCAGCCAACTTCCGCTGTCCGTGGAGATGGAATTATGGAGGGTCTTAGGATTCTGTCTGACATGATAGCCCAGTGGAAGGCTGACCTTAAAAACTCGAAGAGCAACAGACGTATTCGTAAAAGGAAATTATCGACTTCGCGTAGCATTTCAGCGAACAATATTTTATga
- the LOC137972114 gene encoding probable ATP-dependent RNA helicase DHX40 isoform X2 — translation MADNSSSRPRRSKSLKVDKFELPISDYKNNLVKAVKENDFLIVIGETGSGKTTQLPQYLYKASHTSHGKLIGVTQPRRIAAISVASRVSEEMKCPLGATVGYQVRFDDCTSDKTVIKYMTDGCLLREFLDDPALTKYSILILDEAHERSLDTDILFGLVRKLFQSSKTESHRGNQEMPKVIIMSATLNHEKFSEFFSDCPVFEIPGRCFPVQNIFLDYVGVKDLQTPSYLKRAVETVMRIHLEEPPGDVLVFLTGQEEIEHACDRLFETAENVDYTHDVHYSEVEAMLILPLYGSMTTELQRRVFDPSIPSVRKVVVATNIAATSLTIEGIRFVVDSGFVKQLSYNPRTGLDSLNVVLISRSEAIQRAGRAGRTMAGKCFRLFSKFQYIDPPEERMILEALRQLYFFGALDRGGNVTPLGRQMTDFPLSPGLSRTVILSTRLGCEDLVLAVAAMLSVENVFVSPGGKKDLSSATNIHKKLAEEAGGTNDFATLLCVYKQCHSSSSPPRWCREHFIHWRALKMAYNIHQQLEAILQRQINRKSHPKQDNSRESSGPNPKDMLRRALCNGYFCNVARKSSNGNSFRTMDGHGTQVFIHPSSALFGSEDQLEWIIFHDITWTSKIYVRTVCPVRYEWVKELLPRLHEVDSYSLSGWAEGNLAPCNLHGDADHRLKSVHRSDQKQTETWKETVKVSKRNTEDSITAARERFLERKKLRNQQQVT, via the exons ATGGCGGACAACTCAAGTTCTAGACCTCGCCGTTCAAAGTCTTTAAAAGTCGACAAATTTGAGCTACCGATCAGTGATTACAAAAACAACTTGGTAAAAGCAgtgaaagaaaatgattttttaatTGTCATTGGTGAGACAGGAAGCGGAAAGACGACTCAACTTCCACAGTATCTATATAAAGCAAGTCACACTTCACATGGAAAACTGATAGGAGTGACGCAACCGAGACGGATTGCCGCTATCTCAGTTGCCTCACGCGTATCCGAAGAAATGAAATGTCCCTTAGGAG CAACAGTGGGTTATCAGGTGAGGTTTGATGATTGTACCAGCGACAAGACTGTCATCAAATACATGACTGATGGCTGCCTGTTGAGAGAATTTCTTGATGATCCAGCACTTACCAAGTATAGTATCCTCATCCTGGATGAAGCTCATGAAAGAAGTTTGGACACT GACATACTGTTTGGTTTGGTAAGGAAGCTGTTTCAAAGTTCCAAAACTGAATCACACAGAGGCAATCAAGAGATGCCAAAGGTCATTATCATGTCTGCAACCTTGAATCATGAAAAATTCTCTGAATTCTTCAGTGATTGTCCAGTCTTTGAAATTCCTGGTCGCTGTTTTCCAGTCCAGAACATCTTTCTGGACTATGTTGGTGTTAAGGACTTGCAGACTCCCAGTTATCTCAAACGA GCAGTAGAGACAGTAATGAGGATTCATCTTGAGGAGCCACCAGGAGATGTTTTAGTGTTCTTGACTGGACAGGAGGAAATTGAACATGCATGTGACAGGTTGTTTGAGACTGCTGAGAATGTTGATTACACACATGACGTCCATTACAGTGAAGTAGAAGCAATGCTCATTTTACCTCTTTATGGATCCATGACAACAG AATTACAGAGAAGAGTTTTTGATCCTTCCATTCCATCTGTGCGAAAAGTAGTTGTAGCAACAAACATTGCAGCCACATCACTCACCATTGAAGGAATTAG ATTTGTCGTGGATAGTGGCTTTGTGAAGCAGTTATCTTACAATCCACGCACAGGACTAGATTCTCTCAATGTTGTGCTAATATCAAG GTCTGAAGCGATTCAAAGAGCAGGGAGGGCAGGAAGGACTATGGCTGGGAAGTGCTTTCGACTTTTCTCAAA GTTTCAGTACATTGATCCACCTGAGGAGAGAATGATTTTGGAAGCATTAAGGCAACTGTATTTCTTTGGTGCACTCGATAG AGGCGGAAATGTAACTCCTCTTGGTCGCCAGATGACAGATTTCCCCCTTTCCCCAGGCCTATCTAGGACTGTAATTCTCTCTACCAGACTTGGCTGCGAGGATCTCGTACTTGCAGTAGCTGCCATGTTGTCGGTAGAAAATGTCTTTGTCAGCCCGGgtggaaaaaaggatttgtcctcCGCGACGAACATTCACAAGAAGCTTGCTGAAGAAGCGGGCGGAACGAATGACTTTGCAACGCTTTTGTGTGTCTACAAGCAATGTCACTCTAG TTCATCACCTCCGCGCTGGTGCCGTGAACATTTTATCCACTGGAGAGCGCTCAAAATGGCCTACAACATCCATCAGCAATTAGAGGCTATTCTACAAAGACAG ATCAACAGAAAATCGCACCCAAAGCAAGACAATAGTAGAGAAAGCAGTGGACCAAACCCGAAGGACATGCTTAGAAGAGCTCTGTGTAATGGATATTTTTGTAATGTAGCAAGAAA AAGCAGCAATGGTAACAGTTTTCGGACAATGGATGGACACGGCACACAAGTTTTTATTCACCCATCTTCTGCG TTGTTCGGAAGTGAGGATCAACTTGAGTGGATAATTTTTCACGATATTACATGGACCTCCAAAATTTACGTTAGAACCGTGTGCCCG GTAAGGTATGAGTGGGTTAAAGAACTTCTTCCCAGGTTGCACGAAGTTGACAGCTATTCATTATCAGGATGGGCTGAAGGCAATCTAGCACCCTGTAATCTCCATGGAGATGCCGACCATAGACTGAAATCTGTTCACCGCAGTGACCAGAAACAAACAG AAACTTGGAAAGAAACTGTTAAAGTATCCAAGCGAAACACTGAAGACTCCATTACCGCTGCAAGAGAACGCTTCttggaaagaaagaaactaCGCAATCAACAGCAAGTCACGTGA